From one Rhopalosiphum padi isolate XX-2018 chromosome 2, ASM2088224v1, whole genome shotgun sequence genomic stretch:
- the LOC132920649 gene encoding uncharacterized protein LOC132920649, translating to MADWHTPTQVQRALATMWTKLEKSTVPLKDISEENLINYFGIKKPVVQQLQYELLFNSNKSFDPKSKTDSWRSQKEIRDNIYKEEDQRTMPVVTSHFIGHRLKNLEGRLLNNYICKEENNK from the exons ATGGCCGATTGGCATACACCGACACAGGTACAAAGAGCATTAGCAACCATGTGGACGAAACTTGAAAAGTCTACTGTACCATTAaag GACATATCAGAAGAAAATCTAATAAACTACTTTGGTATCAAGAAACCAGTTGTACAACAACTGCAGTACGAATTGCTTTTTAACTCGAATAAGTCGTTCGATCCGAAATCAAAAACAGATAGTTGGAGAAGTCAAAAAGAAATACGTGACAATATTTACAAAGAA GAAGACCAACGTACAATGCCTGTGGTAACATCTCATTTTATTGGCCATCGTCTCAAAAACCTGGAAGGACGGTTGTTAAACAACTACATATGTAAGgaagaaaataacaaataa
- the LOC132919211 gene encoding coatomer subunit beta has protein sequence MSTIEQPCYTLINISSDYEMPNEMQLKSDLEKGDSKTKIEALKKVIHMIANGERLPGLLMIIIRFVLPLQDHTIKKLLLIFWEIVPKTTADGKLLQEMILVCDAYRKDLQHPNEYLRGSTLRFLCKLKEPELLEPLMPTIRSCLEHRHSYVRRNAVLAIFTIYRNFEFLIPDAPELIANFLDGEQDMSCKRNAFMMLLHADQDRALTYLASCLDQVASFGDILQLVIVELIYKVCHANPSERSRFIRCIYNLLNSSSPAVRYEAAGTLVTLSNAPTAVKAAASCYIELIVKESDNNVKLIVLDRLIALKEHPSHERVLQDLVMDILRVLSSTDLEVRKKTLNLAMDLVSSRNIEEMVFVLKNEVEKTHNLAEHEDTGKYRQLLVRTLHTCSIKFPDIAATVIPVLIEFLSDSIELAATDVMVFLREAIYLFESLRPLIIQRLLEVFQSIKSANVHRAALWILGEFANSQEDIEATIEQIKTSLGDMPLVEDELKKAAGDSENVEESGSSGSQLVTSDGTYATQSAFIINTPRSGQAKRPPLRQYLIDGDFYVGAALGTTFTKLGIRFAEIWEEQDSIKANQFCVKLMLILTYILKLGKSGICSKPIGIDDGDKIMESIKILNDRDSEIEEIYTKECSKSLNEMLAAKEDEESSNKKAKEKPGHKVNVDDAIVFLRTTSNGTEGTENVFELSLNQAVAGGGSIHQNSGDGASGLSTNSKLNKVTQLTGFSDPVYAEAYVHVNQYDIVLDVLIVNQTGDTLQNCTLELATMGDLKLVEKPQPVVLAPHDFCNIKASVKVASTENGIIFGNIVYDIGGAIGDRNVVVLDDIRIDIMDYIMPAVCNDSEFRQMWTEFEWENKVSVSTSLTDLNEYLAHLLKSTNMKCLTPEKALSGQCGFMAANLYARSIFGEDALANLSIEKGLDKPQVIGHIRIRAKSQGMALSLGDKINMMQKRPYKALAA, from the exons ATGTCAACGATAGAACAGCCTTGCTATACTTTGATCAATATCTCTAGTGACTATGAGATGCCAAACGAAATGCAACTCAAGTCAGATCTTG AAAAAGGTGATAGCAaaacaaaaatcgaagcattgaAAAAAGTCATTCATATGATAGCCAATGGAGAACGTTTGCCAGGATTGTTGATGATAATTATCCGTTTCGTTCTACCATTACAAgatcatacaattaaaaaactgcttttaatattttgggAAATAGTACCAAAAACTACAGCTGATGGAAAATTATTACAGGAAATGATATTGGTCTGCGATGCATATCGtaag gattTACAACATCCTAACGAATACTTGAGAGGGTCAACTCTTCGTTTTTTGTGTAAATTGAAAGAACCAGAATTATTAGAACCACTGATGCCTACTATACGTTCATGTCTTGAACACCGTCATTCATATGTAAGACGTAATGCTGTACTTGCAATATTCactatttatag GAATTTTGAATTTCTGATACCGGATGCTCCTGAACTCATCGCTAATTTTCTTGACGGAGAGCAAGACATGTCTTGCAAACGTAATGCTTTTATGATGTTACTACACGCTGATCAAGACAGAGCACTTACATATCTGGCTTCTTGTCTGGATCAAGTAGCTTCTTTTGGTGACATTTTGCAACTAGTTATTGTAGAACTCATTTATAAA GTATGTCATGCAAATCCATCAGAACGATCCCGTTTCATAcgttgtatttacaatttactgaATTCTAGTAGTCCAGCTGTTCGTTATGAAGCTGCTGGAACATTGGTAACCTTATCAAATGCACCTACTGCTGTGAAG gcaGCAGCTTCTTGTTATATTGAATTGATTGTAAAAGAAAGTGATAACAATGTAAAACTCATTGTATTGGACCGTTTAATTGCTCTTAAAGAACACCCTTCACATGAAAGAGTACTTCAGGACTTGGTCATGGATATTCTAAGAGTATTATCTAGCACTGATTTGGAAGTTAGAAAGAAAACATTGAATTTGG CTATGGATTTGGTATCATCTCGTAATATCGAGGAAATGGTGTTTGTCCTTAAAAACGAAGTTGAAAAAACCCATAATTTAGCTGAACATGAAGATACTGGAAAGTATAGACAATTATTAGTGCGCACACTTCATACATGCTCTATTAAG ttccCAGATATAGCTGCAACAGTGATACCTGTACTCATTGAATTCTTGTCAGATAGTATAGAATTGGCTGCCACGGATGTTATGGTATTCTTGCGTGAAGCTATTTACCTCTTTGAGTCATTACGTCCTCTCATAATTCAGCGTCTATTAGAAGTTTTTCAATCTATTAAGTCTGCCAATGTACACAGAGCTGCATTATGGATACTTGGTGAATTTGCCAACTCGCAAGAAGATATCGAAGCAAcaattgaacaaataaaaacatcacTTGGAGAC atgccTTTAGTTGAAGATGAGTTAAAGAAAGCGGCTGGAGATTCAGAAAACGTTGAAGAATCTGGATCAAGTGGTTCACAGTTAGTTACATCTGATGGAACATATGCTACTCAATCAGCATTCATTATAAATACTCCTCGTAGTGGTCAGGCAAAACGGCCACCATTACGTCAGTATCTAATTGATGGAGATTTCTATGTAGGTGCTGCATTAGGCACTACATTCACTAAATTGGGCATCAGATTTGCTGAAATCTGGGAAGAACAAGATTCTATAAAAGCTAATCAATTTTGTGTCAaactaatgttaattttaacttatattttgaaGCTTGGAAAATcgg GAATTTGTTCTAAACCAATTGGCATTGACGATGGAGACAAAATTATGgagagtattaaaatattaaatgataggGATAGCGAAATCGAAGAAATTTATACCAAGGAGTGCAGCAAATCATTAAATGAAATGTTGGCTGCTAAAGAAGATGAAGAAAGCAGCAATAAAaaa gctAAAGAAAAACCAGGACATAAAGTAAATGTCGATGATGCCATTGTATTCTTACGTACCACTAGTAATGGTACAGAAGGTACAGAAAATGTTTTTGAACTTAGCTTAAATCAAGCCGTTGCTGGTGGTGGTTCTATTCACCAAAATAGTGGTGATGGTGCATCAGGACTTTCAACCAATAGTAAACTTAATAAAGTTACACAACTGACTGGATTTTCCGATCCAGTGTATGCTGAGGCTTATGTTCATGTCAATCAGTATGATATCGTTTTAGACGTATTGATTGTTAATCAAAcag GTGACACATTACAAAATTGTACGCTAGAGTTGGCTACAATGGGAGATCTAAAATTGGTCGAAAAACCACAACCTGTTGTTTTGGCTCCTCATGATTTCTGTAATATTAAAGCTAGTGTTAAAGTTGCATCTACTGAAAATGGCataatatttggaaatattg tcTATGATATTGGCGGTGCAATTGGTGATCGAAATGTGGTTGTATTAGATGACATCCGTATAGACATAATGGACTACATAATGCCTGCTGTATGTAACGACTCTGAGTTCCGTCAAATGTGGACTGAATTTGAATGGGAAAACAAA gTCTCTGTTTCCACTAGTTTGACCGATCTTAATGAATATTTGGCACATTTATTGAAGAGCACTAATATGAAATGCTTAACTCCAGAAAAAGCATTATCAGGACAGTGTGGATTTATGGCTGCAAATTTATATGCTAGGTCAATATTTGGTGAAGATGCTTTGGCTAATTTAAGTATTGAAAAGGGATTAGATAAGCCACAAGTTATTGGTCATATTAGAATTCGGGCTAAAAGTCAG